A portion of the Acidobacteriaceae bacterium genome contains these proteins:
- a CDS encoding SDR family oxidoreductase, giving the protein MDLGLKDKVIVVTGGGAGIGEAISLACLQEGARVVVVSRRSANVQAFLERTSHASCDFFEADLEEASVCEQAISFVRESYGRLDGLVNNAGANDGISLSEGDADRFLLSLKRNLVHYYAMAHHALPLLKESCGSIVNISSKVALTGQGGTSAYAAAKGAQLALTREWAAELLPFGIRVNSVLPAEVMTPLYARWIASTEDPAASLQKITDKIPLGHRMTEGSEIAAAVAFLLSNTKSGHTTGQHLIVDGGYTHLDRALT; this is encoded by the coding sequence GTGGATCTTGGACTCAAAGATAAAGTGATCGTCGTTACCGGCGGTGGCGCAGGCATCGGTGAAGCGATCTCTCTGGCGTGCCTGCAGGAGGGCGCCAGGGTGGTGGTGGTCAGCCGCCGTTCGGCAAACGTGCAGGCGTTTCTCGAGAGGACCTCTCATGCCAGCTGCGACTTCTTCGAAGCCGACCTCGAAGAGGCGAGCGTATGTGAGCAAGCCATCAGCTTCGTCCGCGAGAGCTACGGCAGGCTCGATGGTCTGGTCAACAATGCGGGCGCGAACGATGGCATCAGCCTTAGCGAAGGTGACGCCGACCGTTTTCTGCTCAGCCTGAAGCGGAATCTGGTGCATTACTACGCGATGGCGCATCACGCACTTCCGCTTCTGAAGGAAAGTTGCGGCTCAATCGTGAACATCAGCTCCAAAGTTGCGTTGACCGGGCAGGGAGGTACCTCTGCTTACGCTGCTGCCAAAGGCGCACAGCTTGCTCTTACACGGGAGTGGGCCGCGGAGCTTTTGCCGTTCGGCATTCGTGTCAACAGTGTGCTCCCGGCAGAGGTGATGACGCCGCTTTACGCGCGTTGGATCGCTTCCACAGAAGACCCCGCAGCCTCACTGCAGAAGATCACTGACAAAATTCCGTTGGGCCACAGAATGACGGAAGGCTCGGAGATCGCGGCTGCTGTTGCCTTTCTGCTCTCCAACACCAAGTCAGGTCATACGACAGGTCAGCATCTCATCGTCGATGGCGGCTACACGCATCTCGACCGGGCACTTACCTAG
- a CDS encoding SDR family NAD(P)-dependent oxidoreductase, with amino-acid sequence MPDLRNKHALVTGAASGIGFAIAKLFSEAGASVTFLDLDAEKASGAAAGFANARGLGCDVASESSVAAAFAAHNAPLDILVNCAGIAHVGNLEGTEAADMERLFRVNVLGSFLCMKASLPLMRRAGGGVILNLASIAATRGISDRFAYSMTKGAVLAMTLSAAKDYLGENIRVNCISPARIHTPFVDGFVTRNYPGREAEKMKELAASQPIGRMGTPQEVAELALFLCSDLGSFLTGADYPLDGGFFNLR; translated from the coding sequence TTGCCCGACCTCCGTAACAAACACGCTCTCGTCACTGGCGCTGCAAGTGGCATCGGATTCGCTATTGCCAAGCTCTTCAGCGAGGCTGGCGCGTCGGTAACCTTCCTTGATCTGGACGCAGAGAAAGCAAGCGGGGCCGCCGCTGGTTTCGCCAACGCGCGCGGCCTGGGCTGCGACGTTGCCAGCGAGTCGTCCGTCGCGGCGGCATTTGCGGCTCATAACGCTCCACTCGATATCCTGGTCAACTGTGCAGGCATCGCTCACGTTGGCAATCTCGAGGGCACGGAAGCCGCAGATATGGAGCGGCTCTTCCGGGTCAATGTACTGGGCTCGTTCCTCTGCATGAAGGCTTCGCTCCCGCTCATGCGTCGTGCCGGAGGCGGCGTCATTCTGAACCTCGCCTCGATCGCTGCCACGCGTGGCATCAGCGACCGCTTTGCCTACTCCATGACCAAGGGCGCCGTTCTTGCGATGACGCTCTCGGCCGCAAAGGATTACCTCGGAGAAAATATTCGGGTGAACTGCATCTCTCCCGCCAGAATTCATACGCCCTTCGTGGACGGCTTCGTCACACGCAACTACCCCGGTCGCGAAGCCGAAAAGATGAAAGAGCTGGCAGCATCGCAACCCATCGGCCGCATGGGCACTCCGCAGGAGGTAGCAGAGCTGGCATTGTTTCTCTGCTCCGATCTCGGCTCGTTCCTTACCGGTGCGGATTATCCTCTGGACGGCGGCTTCTTCAATCTCCGCTAG
- a CDS encoding enolase C-terminal domain-like protein: protein MKPVTITDVRVIDLRFPTSRHHIGSDAVNKDPDYSAAYCILETDSGVAGHGLTFTLGRGTELCVHALEYLSRFARGRRLDEITDNLNGFFLQITGDTQFRWLGPEKGVIHLACAALINAVWDLYAKVEGKPVWKLLADMSPEQIVRAIDFRYIADAITPEEALELLHKGKAGQAERLQLLEEQGYPAYTTSAGWFGFSDEKIRRLCREGLADGWTRFKLKVGGEAADDLRRGHIVREEIGWDNKMMVDANQRWGVDEAIARTRSLSELEPWWMEEPTSPDDILGHARIRREAAPVRIATGEHCQNSVMFKQLLQAGAIDVCQIDSCRVAGVNENLAILLMAAKFGVPVCPHAGGVGLCEYVQHLSIFDYLSVSCSLEDKVIEYVDHLHEHFVDPVRIRRGSYLVPQKPGYSAEIHAESLEEYAFPRGAAWSNETHETEKEAVR, encoded by the coding sequence ATGAAGCCTGTAACCATTACCGACGTACGTGTCATCGACCTGCGCTTTCCTACGTCGCGTCACCACATCGGCTCTGATGCTGTGAACAAAGATCCCGACTACTCGGCTGCCTATTGCATTCTTGAGACCGATAGCGGAGTCGCGGGACACGGCCTCACCTTCACGCTGGGACGTGGCACGGAGCTTTGCGTTCATGCCCTCGAGTACCTTTCGCGGTTTGCGCGTGGGCGTCGTCTCGATGAAATTACGGACAACCTGAACGGCTTCTTTCTGCAGATCACAGGCGACACGCAGTTCCGCTGGCTTGGACCGGAGAAGGGCGTGATCCACCTGGCTTGCGCGGCGCTGATCAATGCGGTGTGGGACCTCTATGCCAAGGTCGAAGGCAAACCAGTGTGGAAGCTGCTGGCCGATATGTCCCCGGAACAGATTGTGCGCGCGATTGATTTTCGCTACATCGCCGACGCGATCACCCCGGAGGAAGCTCTCGAGTTGCTGCACAAGGGGAAGGCAGGACAGGCCGAACGCCTGCAGCTACTCGAAGAGCAGGGCTATCCGGCGTACACCACTTCGGCAGGATGGTTCGGCTTCAGCGATGAGAAGATCCGTCGCCTGTGTCGCGAAGGCCTTGCCGATGGGTGGACGCGGTTCAAGCTGAAGGTTGGCGGCGAAGCGGCCGATGATCTGCGCCGCGGACACATCGTGCGCGAAGAAATTGGCTGGGACAACAAGATGATGGTGGATGCCAACCAGCGCTGGGGTGTGGACGAAGCGATTGCACGTACGCGATCACTCAGCGAGTTGGAACCCTGGTGGATGGAAGAGCCGACGAGCCCCGATGACATTCTGGGACATGCGCGCATTCGCCGCGAGGCCGCGCCGGTGCGAATCGCGACCGGAGAGCATTGCCAGAACAGCGTGATGTTCAAGCAACTGCTGCAGGCTGGAGCGATTGATGTTTGCCAGATCGATAGCTGCCGCGTAGCCGGCGTGAATGAGAACCTGGCCATCCTGCTGATGGCGGCGAAGTTCGGCGTTCCGGTGTGTCCCCATGCGGGTGGAGTTGGGCTTTGTGAGTATGTGCAGCACCTGTCGATCTTCGATTACCTCAGCGTCTCCTGCTCGCTGGAAGACAAGGTGATCGAGTATGTCGACCACCTCCACGAACACTTTGTGGACCCTGTTCGCATTCGCCGTGGAAGCTATCTTGTTCCACAAAAACCCGGTTACAGTGCCGAGATTCATGCAGAGTCGCTTGAAGAGTATGCTTTTCCCCGCGGCGCCGCATGGTCCAACGAAACACACGAAACAGAGAAGGAAGCCGTTCGATGA
- a CDS encoding fumarylacetoacetate hydrolase family protein — protein sequence MKLVRFVHEDGRVEAGVVEAAQIRVLQDAGDDGVLAHIKSGSAPVFTDRTVALDAVKILAPMQQPPNVFGIGLNYREHAAESKMAVQAVPTVFLKLTSSITGPDTDVLLPPNATQPDYEAELAVVIGKGGHRIAAEDWEQHVFGYTILNDVSARGVQLATSQWNLGKSFPTFTPMGPWIVTADEIGDPHELGIKLTLSGEVMQKANTRDLIFRIPELIAYLSSIVPLQPGDVISTGTPPGVGLGRTPQRWLKPDEEMVIEIEKIGTLRNTTRAIA from the coding sequence ATGAAGCTTGTTCGATTTGTCCATGAAGATGGCCGCGTAGAAGCGGGAGTTGTAGAAGCAGCTCAGATTCGCGTGCTGCAGGATGCAGGCGACGATGGTGTGCTCGCACACATCAAGTCAGGCTCAGCACCGGTGTTTACAGATCGCACTGTAGCTCTTGATGCGGTGAAGATTCTCGCCCCGATGCAGCAACCACCGAACGTATTTGGCATTGGCCTGAACTATCGCGAGCATGCGGCAGAGTCAAAGATGGCAGTGCAGGCTGTGCCGACGGTGTTCCTCAAGCTGACGTCGTCGATCACCGGCCCGGACACCGATGTACTGTTGCCGCCAAATGCGACGCAGCCGGATTATGAAGCCGAGCTTGCCGTGGTCATCGGCAAGGGAGGACACAGGATCGCGGCTGAAGACTGGGAGCAGCACGTCTTTGGCTACACCATTTTGAACGATGTCAGCGCGCGTGGCGTTCAGCTAGCCACGTCGCAGTGGAACCTGGGCAAGAGCTTTCCTACCTTTACGCCGATGGGACCGTGGATCGTAACGGCGGACGAGATCGGCGATCCGCATGAGCTTGGCATCAAGCTCACCCTGAGCGGAGAGGTGATGCAGAAGGCCAATACGCGCGACCTGATCTTCCGCATACCGGAGCTCATCGCTTACCTTTCGAGCATTGTTCCGCTGCAGCCCGGAGACGTGATCAGCACGGGAACGCCTCCGGGCGTAGGCCTTGGACGCACTCCACAACGCTGGCTGAAGCCAGACGAAGAGATGGTCATCGAGATCGAGAAGATTGGCACGCTTCGCAATACGACGCGCGCCATCGCATAA
- a CDS encoding RbsD/FucU family protein yields the protein MLRSGILNPQINSLISRVRHTNTLVIADRGFPFWPGIETVDIALVDDQPRVEDVLRALVEVFVVGKAWMAKEFPLHNEAAVVERYRQLVPSVHFEPHIELKRRVPAAIGLIRTAGTAPYSNIVLESA from the coding sequence ATGCTGCGTAGCGGAATCCTCAACCCTCAGATCAATTCGCTGATTAGTCGTGTTCGCCACACGAATACGCTCGTCATCGCCGACCGCGGCTTCCCTTTCTGGCCGGGCATCGAGACGGTCGACATCGCGCTGGTGGACGATCAACCAAGAGTCGAAGATGTGTTGCGTGCGCTGGTTGAGGTTTTCGTCGTGGGCAAGGCGTGGATGGCGAAGGAGTTTCCGCTGCACAACGAGGCGGCCGTAGTGGAGCGGTACAGGCAGCTTGTTCCTTCTGTCCACTTTGAACCGCATATCGAACTCAAGCGTCGCGTGCCTGCTGCTATCGGATTGATTCGTACAGCAGGAACTGCGCCTTACTCCAACATCGTTCTTGAATCGGCCTGA
- a CDS encoding amidohydrolase family protein, which yields MPTPRIDAHHHLWRYSQKEYPWIDETMQVLRQDFTPAQLGEELCRLQIEGAIAVQARESIEETEMLLTAAHTSAWIYGVVGWLPLGSSEFDAALERFRADELFVGVREMTQSKAQGFLDQSSIDHGIAALTEASLSFDLILRADQMQEAARLADRHPQQRFVLDHAGKPRIRSGEFEPWATDLRELAKRSNVACKISGLATEAPWTSWTEDQLRPYLDVCVEAFGPQRLIAGSDWPVCLLASSYERWWQTLESYFSTFSAEEKSVIFGRTAIEIYGLSQVLSGKTEVVA from the coding sequence ATGCCAACACCACGCATCGACGCACATCATCATCTCTGGCGATACAGCCAGAAGGAGTACCCGTGGATTGATGAGACGATGCAGGTTCTACGGCAGGACTTTACACCTGCACAGCTTGGCGAAGAGTTGTGCAGGCTCCAAATAGAGGGCGCGATTGCGGTGCAGGCTCGCGAGTCCATCGAAGAGACCGAGATGCTGCTGACTGCGGCCCACACATCTGCCTGGATCTATGGCGTGGTGGGTTGGCTGCCGCTGGGATCGTCAGAGTTTGACGCTGCACTCGAACGGTTTCGCGCAGACGAGCTTTTTGTTGGAGTTCGCGAGATGACACAGAGCAAGGCACAAGGATTTCTCGATCAGAGCAGTATCGATCATGGGATCGCGGCATTGACAGAGGCTTCGTTGAGCTTTGACCTGATTCTGCGAGCTGACCAGATGCAGGAAGCAGCACGTCTGGCAGATCGACATCCGCAACAGCGTTTCGTACTGGACCACGCAGGCAAGCCGAGGATACGCAGCGGAGAATTTGAACCGTGGGCTACAGATCTTCGCGAGCTTGCAAAGCGCAGCAACGTTGCCTGCAAGATCTCGGGACTTGCGACCGAGGCTCCGTGGACGAGCTGGACGGAGGATCAGTTGCGACCGTACCTCGACGTGTGCGTGGAAGCGTTCGGTCCGCAAAGATTGATCGCTGGCTCTGACTGGCCGGTGTGCCTGCTGGCCTCTTCATACGAGCGATGGTGGCAAACGCTAGAAAGCTACTTCTCAACTTTCAGCGCAGAGGAAAAATCCGTCATCTTTGGCAGAACCGCTATCGAGATCTATGGATTGTCTCAGGTGCTGAGCGGCAAGACCGAGGTGGTCGCGTGA
- the fucP gene encoding L-fucose:H+ symporter permease has translation MLPQKDHRPAASDEAIFPRGYAVAFGLVILLFFLWGMSNNLTDILVQQFRKAFELSPFEAQLVQTSVYLGYFCMALPMAIAMQRWGYKRGMLLGLVLFGVGTLLFWPAAIASRYSLMLTALFFVGCGSATLETASNPFIAGAGPASTAERRLNFAQAFNPAGSITGILLGTFVIFSDIKLSPAAVVEMTHRGTYAAYLHTELMRVVPVYATLGCVVLLLAAVLWKIQLPASRGDEQSAGMQNILPMLLELLQRKQIRSAMVAQFCYCGAQIATWSAFIPYVTEYTRLSERQAGLLLTGNLIALTLGRFISTGLMRWIGATSMMGVYALLNTLLVLVACMMPGPVGVGALILTSFFMSIMYPTIFCDGDTRAGGADQAGQFLARDVRCRRSDCAAALRLDCAPDGPLRRRLCRGVCLLYRDRHLQLRSSSQIEVHGFRNRKRVVTMKAFAIAFTLLATAATAQTGSTTTPAPVAASTVDPAPTALTPKQIERMQAKLQDWPQLGRYRAENASLPAAAAGEKRVVFLGDSITDAWGRRHGKFFPEKHYINRGISGQTTGQMLVRFEEDVLALHPAVVVLLAGTNDFAQNNGPELPSEMQDNFRAIVALAKAAHVRVVLCSVLPATRFGWHPGINASADIRTFNVWLKQFAKDEGAVYVDYYSPLVNPEGGMKAELTTDGAVHPNDAGYAVMEPLAEAGIEKALTQ, from the coding sequence ATGTTGCCTCAAAAGGACCACAGACCAGCGGCCAGCGACGAAGCCATCTTCCCTCGGGGATATGCCGTAGCCTTCGGGCTGGTAATTCTTCTGTTCTTTCTGTGGGGCATGTCCAACAACCTGACCGATATTCTGGTGCAGCAGTTTCGCAAGGCGTTTGAACTTTCTCCCTTCGAAGCGCAGTTGGTGCAGACCTCGGTCTACCTCGGATACTTCTGTATGGCGCTGCCGATGGCGATCGCCATGCAGCGCTGGGGATATAAGCGCGGCATGCTGCTGGGGCTCGTGCTCTTCGGCGTTGGTACATTGCTTTTCTGGCCAGCGGCGATTGCGAGTCGCTATTCGCTGATGCTTACGGCGTTGTTCTTCGTCGGCTGCGGATCTGCGACGCTCGAAACAGCCTCCAACCCGTTTATCGCGGGAGCAGGACCTGCGTCTACAGCAGAACGCCGTTTGAACTTTGCGCAGGCGTTCAATCCAGCGGGCTCCATTACAGGCATTCTGCTGGGAACGTTTGTTATCTTCTCCGACATCAAGCTGAGTCCTGCTGCCGTAGTGGAGATGACGCACAGAGGCACGTACGCTGCGTATCTGCATACGGAGCTAATGCGCGTCGTGCCGGTGTACGCGACGCTCGGATGCGTTGTGCTGTTGCTGGCGGCGGTGCTTTGGAAGATACAGCTGCCAGCCTCTCGCGGCGATGAACAGAGCGCAGGGATGCAGAACATTCTGCCGATGCTGCTTGAACTGCTGCAACGCAAACAGATACGCTCCGCGATGGTGGCGCAGTTCTGCTACTGCGGCGCACAGATCGCCACGTGGTCAGCGTTCATCCCCTATGTAACGGAGTACACACGCCTGAGCGAGCGGCAAGCCGGGCTGCTGCTGACCGGCAATCTCATCGCGCTAACGCTGGGTCGATTCATCTCAACGGGCCTCATGCGCTGGATTGGCGCGACGTCGATGATGGGCGTTTATGCGTTGCTGAACACGCTGCTCGTACTGGTGGCGTGCATGATGCCAGGGCCAGTAGGGGTCGGGGCGCTTATTCTTACAAGCTTCTTCATGTCGATCATGTACCCAACGATCTTTTGCGACGGGGATACGCGGGCTGGGGGAGCAGACCAAGCTGGCCAGTTCCTTGCTCGTGATGTCCGTTGTCGGAGGAGCGATTGTGCCGCCGCTCTTCGGCTGGATTGCGCACCGGATGGGCCACTACGCCGCAGGCTATGCCGTGGTGTTTGCCTGCTATATCGCGATCGCCATTTACAGCTTCGGAGCTCTTCGCAAATCGAAGTCCATGGCTTTAGGAACAGAAAGAGAGTAGTGACTATGAAGGCTTTCGCCATCGCATTCACGTTGCTGGCTACGGCAGCGACAGCCCAGACAGGGAGCACCACGACGCCAGCACCTGTTGCTGCAAGCACTGTCGATCCTGCACCCACAGCACTGACACCGAAGCAGATCGAGCGCATGCAGGCCAAGCTGCAGGACTGGCCACAGCTCGGGCGGTATCGTGCGGAGAACGCGTCCCTACCCGCTGCTGCAGCGGGAGAAAAACGCGTGGTCTTCCTGGGTGATTCCATTACAGACGCCTGGGGACGACGGCATGGAAAGTTCTTTCCGGAGAAGCACTACATCAACCGCGGCATCAGCGGCCAGACCACCGGACAGATGCTCGTACGCTTCGAAGAAGACGTGCTGGCACTGCATCCTGCGGTCGTCGTTCTTCTCGCCGGGACGAATGATTTCGCGCAGAATAATGGCCCCGAGCTGCCCTCCGAAATGCAGGACAACTTTCGCGCGATCGTAGCTCTGGCAAAAGCCGCGCACGTTCGCGTGGTGCTGTGTTCCGTCCTGCCAGCGACACGCTTTGGCTGGCACCCAGGGATCAACGCTTCGGCGGACATCCGCACGTTCAATGTGTGGCTGAAGCAGTTTGCGAAAGACGAAGGCGCTGTTTATGTCGATTACTACTCACCGCTGGTAAACCCCGAGGGCGGCATGAAGGCGGAGCTGACGACCGATGGCGCCGTGCACCCGAACGATGCAGGCTACGCCGTGATGGAACCACTTGCCGAAGCAGGCATTGAAAAAGCGCTTACTCAGTAA
- a CDS encoding right-handed parallel beta-helix repeat-containing protein has product MRSTSIVSIALLASVASAASAQIFVAPNGKDSASGTRTAPLKTLDAAVRKSRHAGKHEVHLQPGTYRLTQPVVLTAEDSGLKLIGSGMAAVTISGGVQVTGWKADAVAGRWSATLPAGVALPRQIYVNGVRATRTRGRLPVTLTMTATGYEASSDVLSTWHNPSALEMVYTGGNAVWGESSVGLGAWTEPRCPVASIEGKKITMAEPCWTNSTKRVMLPNGKRSANLVGPASVGKHPVTIENAYELLGRPGEFYADPSSRKIYYTPRKGEELAHADVEVPALDTLLSLDGTAAAPVENVTVRGITFAYANWQSPNTPEGFSEIQANFRVTGADGAAKQALCTLVPGGTCPFAAWTPEPANVRATYAHAVHFERDSFTHLGAAGLSLMRGSHDNLVEGCRFTDISGNGVALGDVDTPEATDAEFAIRNRIENNLFTNVGAEFRGGIPIVVGYARYTRIAHNHIERVPYAAISIGWGGWGDKIELPGVANRSTGNVIEYNRISQLMMQLADGGGIYTQGRTGETLADGERVTGNVIDEQVSTGHAMYSDNGSAMITYSGNVVFHTNFDNWGSRHKDYYDGQKGEMFDPIAVLDNWWEQGDHDNDTKNVVERGNHLITSLTQVPAAVLAKAGLEAPFRDLLKSPMPLRPAVPPSSVTGFIAGDTAYVSWRPPVDDGGSRILSYRVSADDGSSTELTAREFTTLAYAKLPLHTPGAPHTFTVTAINAAGASVPSLPSRRIERAAKASALPGPMQHLRVLTEGSRASIHFGMPTENGEELLGVVVAVDDAEHKHVLTGHRIVSLEGRHVTFMTLDNIPAGKHRFGIAALTAYGEGKMQWVEANEPEEKEK; this is encoded by the coding sequence GTGCGTTCAACATCTATCGTTTCCATCGCTTTACTCGCCAGCGTTGCCTCTGCTGCAAGTGCTCAGATCTTCGTTGCACCCAACGGCAAAGACAGCGCCAGCGGAACACGCACGGCACCGTTAAAGACGCTCGATGCCGCGGTTCGGAAGTCTCGCCATGCAGGCAAGCATGAGGTACATCTACAACCCGGCACGTACAGGCTCACCCAGCCTGTAGTGCTTACAGCAGAGGATTCCGGGCTGAAGCTCATCGGCTCCGGCATGGCCGCGGTGACGATCAGTGGAGGCGTCCAGGTGACAGGATGGAAGGCCGATGCGGTTGCCGGTCGCTGGAGCGCGACGCTGCCCGCCGGTGTTGCTTTGCCCAGGCAGATCTACGTGAACGGTGTTCGCGCCACGCGCACTCGCGGCCGCCTCCCAGTTACGCTGACGATGACCGCCACAGGATACGAAGCGTCCTCAGACGTACTCTCGACGTGGCATAATCCCTCCGCGCTGGAGATGGTGTATACCGGCGGCAATGCGGTGTGGGGAGAGTCCAGCGTTGGACTGGGAGCATGGACGGAGCCGCGCTGCCCGGTCGCCAGCATTGAAGGCAAGAAAATCACCATGGCAGAGCCGTGCTGGACGAACTCCACCAAGCGCGTGATGCTGCCCAACGGAAAGCGCTCCGCCAATCTTGTAGGGCCAGCCAGCGTAGGCAAGCATCCCGTGACGATCGAGAATGCGTACGAGCTGCTGGGCCGTCCCGGAGAGTTTTATGCCGATCCCTCGAGCCGGAAGATTTACTACACGCCGCGAAAGGGCGAAGAGCTTGCCCATGCTGACGTAGAGGTTCCTGCTCTCGACACACTGCTGAGTCTTGATGGAACCGCTGCTGCACCGGTCGAGAACGTTACGGTTCGCGGCATCACGTTTGCCTATGCAAACTGGCAGAGCCCCAACACACCAGAGGGCTTCTCGGAGATTCAGGCAAACTTCCGCGTTACGGGCGCTGACGGAGCCGCCAAACAAGCTCTTTGCACACTTGTCCCCGGCGGCACGTGCCCGTTTGCCGCGTGGACGCCAGAGCCCGCCAACGTGCGTGCCACCTACGCTCACGCCGTTCACTTTGAGCGCGACAGCTTTACGCACCTGGGTGCAGCCGGACTTTCGCTGATGCGCGGATCCCATGACAACCTGGTCGAAGGCTGTCGCTTTACCGATATCTCCGGCAACGGCGTCGCGCTGGGAGATGTCGACACACCCGAAGCTACGGATGCAGAGTTCGCGATTCGCAACCGTATCGAGAACAACCTGTTCACGAACGTCGGCGCTGAGTTCCGCGGCGGTATACCGATCGTTGTAGGCTATGCCCGCTACACGCGCATTGCGCACAACCATATCGAACGCGTCCCCTACGCCGCCATCTCAATCGGTTGGGGAGGATGGGGAGACAAGATCGAGCTGCCAGGAGTGGCTAACCGCTCCACCGGAAATGTAATCGAGTACAACCGCATCTCGCAGCTAATGATGCAGTTGGCGGATGGCGGTGGCATTTACACGCAGGGACGCACGGGCGAAACGCTGGCCGATGGCGAGCGCGTGACCGGTAACGTGATCGACGAGCAGGTGTCGACCGGGCATGCCATGTACTCCGATAATGGCTCCGCGATGATTACCTACAGCGGCAACGTGGTCTTTCATACGAACTTCGATAACTGGGGCTCGCGACACAAGGATTATTACGATGGGCAAAAGGGTGAGATGTTTGACCCCATCGCGGTGCTCGATAACTGGTGGGAGCAGGGCGACCACGACAACGATACGAAGAACGTTGTTGAACGCGGCAATCACCTGATCACTTCGCTCACACAGGTGCCTGCTGCTGTGTTGGCGAAGGCAGGGCTTGAGGCTCCGTTTCGTGATCTGTTGAAGTCGCCCATGCCGCTGCGGCCAGCAGTACCACCGTCGTCGGTGACAGGATTTATTGCAGGCGACACCGCCTATGTAAGCTGGCGGCCGCCGGTGGATGATGGCGGAAGCCGCATCCTGAGCTATCGCGTGAGTGCGGATGACGGCAGCTCGACAGAGCTGACGGCAAGAGAGTTCACGACACTGGCTTATGCGAAACTTCCTTTGCACACACCAGGGGCACCGCACACCTTCACCGTCACGGCGATCAACGCTGCCGGAGCGAGCGTTCCCTCGTTGCCTTCAAGGCGGATTGAGCGGGCTGCCAAGGCATCTGCTCTCCCGGGGCCGATGCAGCATCTGCGCGTACTGACCGAAGGCAGCCGTGCGAGCATACATTTTGGAATGCCGACCGAGAATGGCGAAGAGCTACTTGGCGTCGTAGTCGCAGTGGATGACGCCGAGCACAAGCATGTCCTTACCGGCCATAGAATCGTCTCGCTCGAAGGCCGCCACGTCACCTTCATGACGCTGGACAACATTCCCGCAGGCAAGCATCGTTTTGGCATCGCCGCCCTGACGGCTTACGGCGAAGGCAAGATGCAGTGGGTCGAGGCCAATGAGCCAGAAGAAAAAGAGAAGTAG
- a CDS encoding IclR family transcriptional regulator translates to MASKTKPEQNYAVPALEKGLDVLELLARQSEGLTKSQLARELNRTVSEIFRMLVCLERRGYIAAVDEERYTLTLKLFKLVQQHPPTERLIVDALPIMNRLAIDTRQSCHLGVLEGGQVVIVAQTNAPTNTGFYVKLGSQVDMMEAASGYVILARQSPEVRASMIEEWTQRSGKRAPADLNSHLDRIRKAGYEKRASYTVKGIINISYPVLDDRGVALGALTVPYIQHSESPMELPQIIERLRKAAGEITAAMGGRLDPA, encoded by the coding sequence GTGGCGAGCAAGACCAAGCCCGAGCAGAACTACGCCGTTCCTGCCCTTGAAAAAGGGCTTGATGTGCTGGAGCTTCTGGCACGTCAATCAGAGGGGCTTACCAAGAGCCAGCTTGCGCGCGAACTGAACCGCACGGTCTCTGAGATCTTTCGTATGCTCGTATGCCTGGAGCGACGCGGGTACATCGCGGCGGTCGATGAGGAGCGGTACACCCTTACCCTCAAGCTCTTCAAGCTGGTGCAGCAGCATCCTCCTACCGAGCGTCTGATTGTTGATGCGCTGCCGATCATGAACCGGTTGGCGATCGACACACGGCAGAGCTGCCATCTCGGCGTGCTGGAAGGTGGCCAGGTCGTCATTGTGGCGCAGACCAACGCGCCAACGAACACGGGCTTCTATGTGAAGCTCGGTTCGCAGGTGGACATGATGGAAGCGGCCAGCGGCTATGTCATCCTTGCTCGCCAAAGCCCCGAAGTGCGCGCCAGCATGATCGAGGAGTGGACGCAGCGTTCAGGCAAACGCGCCCCTGCAGACCTGAACAGCCACCTCGACCGCATTCGGAAGGCGGGTTATGAGAAGCGTGCCAGTTACACCGTGAAGGGCATCATCAACATCAGCTACCCCGTTCTCGACGATCGTGGCGTCGCGCTCGGTGCACTGACTGTTCCGTACATCCAACACAGCGAGTCGCCCATGGAGCTTCCCCAGATAATCGAACGCCTGCGAAAAGCGGCCGGAGAGATCACGGCCGCTATGGGTGGACGTCTGGACCCTGCTTAG